The Stigmatella ashevillena genomic sequence TGTAGAGCAGGATGATGGTCTGCTTCGCATAGTCGCGCACGGACAGCACCCGCAGCAGCTTGATCGGATGACGCAGCACACTCCCCACGAGCCGGGCGATCCGGGTCACCACCCGATCTCCCGTGACATAGGGCGCGCCGAGCAGCCGGAAGAAGCCCGAACCCGCCGAGTAGCGCACCGGCTCCAGGTGCGAGTGCTCATCCGTGTTCAAGATGGAGCCAATGGCGATGCCCGTGGACAGATCCTTGTCCCTGCGAGGTGACACCACGCTGATCAGCGCCTCGGAGTTGGTGCGTACCCCCTCCCCCAACCGCTCGGAGAGCCGGGGAAGCCCATCCGGACTCGCCTTCAGCTTCAAGAGCAGGTCCACCGTGCCGAGCACGCCTCCGGCGAAGACGACGTTCTGCGCGGTGAAGCGGCGCTTGCGGCGCGTGAAGAGCGAGGTGCCTTCCAGGGCCTCCACCTCGTAGCCTCCGCCCGGCAACGGGCGCACCCAGGTGGCCTCCGTGTCCGCCCACAGCGTCAGCCCTCGCTTCTCCGCGAGGTACAGGTAGTTCTTGTCGAGCGTGTTCTTCGCACCGACCTGACACCCCAGCATGCACCCGCCGCAGGAGGTACACCCGGTGCGCGTGGGCCCCTCTCCTCCATGGTAGGGATCCGCAACGGTGACGTTGGGCTCGCCGAAATAGATGGCCACGGTGGTGGGCTGGAAGTCCTCGCGGCCGATCTCCTTGCCCACCTCTTGAATGACCTGATCCGGCACCGTGCGCAGGGGATTCGCCGTCGCCCCGAGCATCCGGCGCGCTTCGCGGTAGTGCGGCGCCAGTTCCTGCTTCCAGTCTGTCA encodes the following:
- a CDS encoding GMC family oxidoreductase, whose amino-acid sequence is MDCDWLIIGSGFGGSVSALRLTEKGYRVLMLEKGRRLQAQDFPKTNWNLKRWLWLPQLGWRGLFKMTFFRHVTVLSGVGVGGGSLVYANTLPVPKDDFFQSGDWGQLTDWKQELAPHYREARRMLGATANPLRTVPDQVIQEVGKEIGREDFQPTTVAIYFGEPNVTVADPYHGGEGPTRTGCTSCGGCMLGCQVGAKNTLDKNYLYLAEKRGLTLWADTEATWVRPLPGGGYEVEALEGTSLFTRRKRRFTAQNVVFAGGVLGTVDLLLKLKASPDGLPRLSERLGEGVRTNSEALISVVSPRRDKDLSTGIAIGSILNTDEHSHLEPVRYSAGSGFFRLLGAPYVTGDRVVTRIARLVGSVLRHPIKLLRVLSVRDYAKQTIILLYMRTLDGHLRMKRGRGPLTGMRKGLTTALQAGPAPTANIPEAADLAHRVAKKIDGMPMSLVNETVLGIPTTAHILGGCCMGTSAETGVIDTQHRVFGHEGLYVVDGAAVSANPGVNPSLTITALAERAMAFIPAKKALPSGAQEGLLSTPQPRKVSAGS